From one Bacillus sp. FJAT-42376 genomic stretch:
- a CDS encoding nitronate monooxygenase: MNWKTNVTEMLGIDYPIIQGGLAYLAYSDLASAVSNAGGLGQITAMSLETPNDLRREIRKTKEKTSRPFGVNFAIGQHGRPFSHMLEAAVEEGVQVISMTGGNPAPFFEQLKGVPVKKLVLVAAVRQAVKAEELGADAIMAVGQEGGGHLGKNDTGTLVLIPQIAEAVSIPVIASGGLADGKGLMAALALGADGIEMGTRFIAVKECVHAHEAYKNDLVEMDETKTVLIKKSLGAPARAISNEWTKRILELEEQNAGFEGLRTYIDGGANKKYIYEGKRSEGFGWAGQSAGLIQDIPSVQELFDRILREGEKIRRQWGHD; this comes from the coding sequence ATGAATTGGAAAACGAACGTAACAGAAATGCTTGGAATTGATTATCCCATCATTCAGGGAGGGCTTGCTTATTTAGCCTACTCAGATCTGGCTTCTGCCGTTTCAAATGCGGGAGGGCTGGGACAAATCACGGCCATGTCTCTTGAAACACCCAATGATCTGAGAAGGGAAATCAGAAAGACGAAAGAAAAAACAAGCCGGCCATTCGGGGTGAATTTTGCAATCGGACAGCATGGAAGACCGTTTTCGCATATGCTGGAAGCTGCGGTCGAGGAAGGCGTACAAGTGATTTCAATGACTGGAGGAAATCCCGCTCCTTTTTTTGAGCAGTTAAAAGGTGTGCCTGTGAAAAAACTAGTACTGGTCGCAGCTGTTAGACAAGCAGTAAAAGCAGAAGAATTAGGTGCGGATGCTATTATGGCAGTCGGTCAGGAAGGCGGGGGGCATCTGGGGAAAAATGATACCGGCACCCTAGTCCTTATCCCTCAAATCGCAGAGGCTGTATCCATTCCTGTTATTGCATCCGGAGGTCTGGCAGATGGAAAAGGGCTGATGGCCGCCCTTGCTCTTGGTGCGGATGGAATTGAAATGGGCACGCGCTTTATCGCAGTCAAAGAATGTGTACATGCCCATGAAGCCTATAAAAACGATTTAGTCGAGATGGATGAAACCAAAACCGTGCTCATTAAAAAAAGCCTTGGGGCGCCTGCCAGAGCCATATCCAATGAATGGACGAAACGGATTTTGGAGCTGGAAGAACAAAACGCAGGCTTTGAGGGGCTAAGAACGTATATAGATGGAGGAGCAAATAAAAAATACATATATGAAGGGAAAAGATCAGAAGGTTTTGGCTGGGCAGGCCAGTCCGCTGGTCTAATTCAGGATATTCCCTCTGTACAGGAGTTATTTGATAGAATATTACGAGAGGGAGAAAAGATCCGGAGACAATGGGGTCATGATTGA
- a CDS encoding aminotransferase class I/II-fold pyridoxal phosphate-dependent enzyme, with amino-acid sequence MNQNLTPLYTGLKKHIDRNPIQFHIPGHKKGAGIDPDFREFIGENALKMDLINIGPLDDLHSPKGIIKDAQELAAEAFGADYTFFSVQGTSGAIMTMVMAVCKPGDKIIVPRNVHKSVMTAIVFSGAVPVFIHPEVDKELGISHGITTDSVQTALDQHPDAKGVLVINPTYFGISADLKKIVEIAHSYHVPVLVDEAHGVHIHFHEDLPMSAMQAGADMAATSVHKLGGSMTQSSVLNVREGLVSAQRVQSILSMMTTTSTSYLLLASLDVARKRLATEGRELIDKTIQLAQTTRHRLNEIEDIYCVGSEILGTKSTYDYDPTKLIISVKDLGLTGYDVEKWLREKYRIEVELSDLYNILCIITPGDTAAETDLLIEALTELSNRFKHRDPGQVEETAVLLPDIPVLALTPRDAFYAETEIVDFNESAGRIIAEFIMVYPPGIPIFIPGEIITEDNLAYIQKNMEVGLPVQGPEDPNLNSLRVIKEHKAIR; translated from the coding sequence TTGAACCAAAACCTAACACCGCTTTATACCGGATTGAAAAAACATATTGACCGGAACCCCATTCAATTTCATATACCAGGCCATAAAAAAGGCGCAGGGATTGACCCCGATTTTAGAGAGTTTATCGGTGAAAATGCGCTGAAAATGGATTTGATTAATATTGGACCTCTCGATGATCTCCACTCTCCAAAAGGCATCATCAAGGATGCGCAGGAACTCGCAGCGGAGGCATTTGGAGCAGATTATACGTTCTTTTCCGTTCAGGGTACAAGCGGGGCCATTATGACAATGGTGATGGCTGTCTGCAAGCCCGGTGATAAAATCATCGTACCGAGGAATGTTCATAAATCGGTTATGACAGCGATCGTTTTCTCAGGTGCAGTGCCTGTTTTTATCCATCCTGAGGTGGATAAAGAGCTGGGAATTTCCCACGGTATAACGACAGATTCCGTGCAAACCGCACTGGACCAGCATCCTGACGCAAAAGGAGTTCTCGTCATTAACCCCACATATTTTGGGATTTCTGCTGATCTGAAGAAAATCGTTGAAATAGCCCACTCTTACCATGTACCGGTTTTAGTTGATGAGGCGCATGGCGTTCACATTCATTTTCATGAAGACCTTCCGATGTCTGCCATGCAGGCGGGGGCCGATATGGCAGCAACGAGTGTCCATAAGCTTGGAGGGTCGATGACTCAAAGTTCCGTTTTGAATGTACGAGAGGGACTTGTTTCCGCTCAGCGTGTGCAATCGATTTTAAGTATGATGACTACAACATCAACTTCCTACCTTTTGCTCGCCTCACTTGATGTAGCGCGCAAACGCCTTGCTACAGAAGGGCGCGAATTGATTGACAAAACGATCCAGCTTGCTCAGACAACAAGACACAGACTGAATGAAATTGAAGATATCTATTGTGTAGGATCCGAAATACTTGGCACCAAATCAACGTACGATTATGACCCGACAAAGTTAATTATTTCTGTGAAGGATCTTGGTTTAACCGGCTATGATGTAGAAAAATGGCTTCGGGAAAAGTACCGGATCGAGGTTGAACTATCTGACTTGTACAACATCCTTTGCATCATAACTCCCGGTGATACGGCCGCAGAAACCGATTTGCTCATTGAAGCCCTTACCGAGCTTTCTAATCGCTTCAAGCACCGCGATCCCGGTCAAGTTGAAGAAACGGCCGTTCTTCTTCCGGATATTCCTGTATTGGCTCTAACCCCGAGAGATGCTTTCTATGCAGAGACAGAAATTGTTGATTTTAATGAGTCGGCGGGAAGAATTATTGCTGAATTCATCATGGTTTACCCTCCCGGAATACCGATTTTTATTCCCGGCGAAATCATTACAGAGGATAATCTTGCCTACATCCAAAAAAATATGGAGGTCGGGCTCCCTGTTCAAGGCCCCGAAGATCCCAATCTGAATTCGCTTCGTGTGATTAAAGAGCATAAAGCGATTCGCTAG
- a CDS encoding GNAT family N-acetyltransferase, with the protein MLISRNFKENDFSLLFEWVKQSPAWMEEETNPEGLREYMKKYEMYQGNWRVWEQSDKPAAYTYTADWAPSNEKPWLGTILVNPSIRRTGIGKKVIGLIRNEMKEKNHKVLFAGVPAGRLDWIHFLSASGFEQFKMEESMGKSYTILILPI; encoded by the coding sequence ATGCTGATAAGCAGAAATTTTAAAGAAAACGATTTTTCTCTTCTGTTTGAATGGGTTAAACAAAGTCCGGCCTGGATGGAAGAAGAAACAAATCCAGAAGGTCTAAGAGAATATATGAAAAAGTATGAAATGTACCAGGGGAATTGGCGTGTTTGGGAGCAAAGCGATAAACCCGCGGCTTATACCTATACGGCAGACTGGGCTCCATCGAATGAGAAGCCGTGGCTCGGAACCATTCTGGTAAATCCGTCCATAAGAAGGACCGGAATCGGAAAAAAGGTAATCGGGCTGATACGAAATGAGATGAAGGAAAAAAATCACAAGGTTCTTTTTGCGGGCGTTCCTGCTGGAAGGCTGGACTGGATCCACTTTCTGAGCGCTTCAGGTTTTGAACAATTTAAAATGGAAGAAAGTATGGGGAAATCTTATACCATTCTCATTCTGCCTATATAA
- a CDS encoding IS256 family transposase, whose product MTQINLTLNVEDLKDHLLNSNLDAVVKSSLVLILNQVMESERDEHLNADAYERTSGRTDYRNGYYERDFLVSIGKINLKVPRTRNGEFSTSVFEKYKRADQALVLSMMEMVVNGVSTRKVTKIMEQLCGESVSKSLVSSITKKLDPIVNEWASRPLNVMYYKYVFVDALYIKVREHQRVVSKAVYVAVGVNSQLKREVIGLAVNHSESKEGWTQFFSHLKSRGFQSPKLMISDAHKGLKAAIQESFVGTSWQRCTFHFKKNLFDRMPKKQAEELKHALLRIFDAAKPEDARALKEEFMHTYDGERGYETVLTLLDDGFEDAIQFMNEPLGFQKKLRTTNNLERLNAEIRRRERVIRIFPNTQSAFRLIGAVLMDYEKSLDPGDRKYMYDVKEN is encoded by the coding sequence ATGACCCAAATTAATCTTACCCTAAATGTGGAGGACTTAAAAGACCACCTCTTGAATTCTAATCTGGACGCTGTCGTGAAATCATCACTTGTTTTGATTCTGAATCAAGTGATGGAAAGCGAACGGGATGAGCACCTGAACGCGGATGCTTATGAAAGAACGAGTGGCAGGACTGACTACCGGAACGGCTATTATGAACGAGACTTTCTTGTTTCTATCGGAAAGATTAACCTGAAGGTTCCCCGTACCCGAAACGGTGAGTTTTCCACCTCTGTGTTCGAGAAATATAAGCGGGCTGACCAAGCCCTCGTCCTGTCTATGATGGAAATGGTCGTCAACGGCGTTTCAACTCGCAAAGTGACGAAGATTATGGAACAGCTTTGCGGGGAAAGTGTGTCCAAGTCCCTTGTCTCCTCCATCACCAAAAAACTTGATCCCATTGTGAACGAGTGGGCTAGCCGCCCTCTGAATGTCATGTACTACAAGTATGTGTTTGTGGATGCTTTGTATATTAAGGTCCGCGAACATCAGCGTGTGGTTTCAAAAGCAGTTTATGTGGCCGTTGGGGTCAACTCTCAGCTTAAACGGGAAGTCATTGGGCTGGCTGTCAATCATTCCGAATCCAAAGAAGGCTGGACCCAATTCTTTAGCCACCTTAAATCTAGGGGATTTCAGTCTCCCAAACTGATGATTTCGGACGCCCATAAGGGCTTGAAGGCAGCCATTCAGGAATCCTTTGTCGGAACAAGCTGGCAGAGATGCACGTTTCACTTTAAAAAGAACCTGTTTGACCGCATGCCGAAGAAACAGGCAGAAGAATTAAAACACGCCCTCCTCCGTATTTTTGATGCCGCGAAACCAGAAGACGCAAGAGCTTTAAAAGAGGAGTTTATGCACACCTATGATGGAGAGCGCGGATATGAAACGGTGCTGACACTGTTGGACGATGGTTTTGAGGATGCCATCCAATTTATGAATGAACCTCTGGGCTTCCAAAAAAAGCTGCGGACCACCAATAACCTGGAACGCCTGAATGCTGAAATCAGAAGAAGAGAGCGCGTCATTCGAATCTTCCCCAACACCCAGTCTGCTTTTCGTCTGATCGGAGCTGTCTTGATGGACTATGAAAAATCCCTCGACCCTGGAGATCGAAAGTACATGTACGACGTGAAAGAGAACTAA
- a CDS encoding GapA-binding peptide SR1P: protein MGTIVCQECNSTISHFEDEKVSTLYGRCLNCECEKTEIER, encoded by the coding sequence ATGGGAACAATCGTTTGCCAGGAATGCAACAGCACGATCAGCCACTTCGAAGATGAAAAAGTATCTACATTGTACGGAAGATGCTTAAATTGTGAGTGTGAAAAAACAGAAATCGAACGGTGA
- a CDS encoding UPF0223 family protein, producing the protein MDYQYPLAADWSTEEIIDAVQFFENVEKAYEQGISREEFMRSYRRFKEIVPGKADEKNLCDEFEEVSGYSSYRAVKKARESEDGEKIKMN; encoded by the coding sequence TTGGATTATCAATATCCACTGGCAGCTGACTGGTCAACTGAAGAAATCATTGATGCTGTCCAATTTTTTGAGAATGTTGAAAAAGCGTATGAGCAGGGAATCAGCCGGGAAGAATTCATGCGCAGCTACAGAAGGTTTAAGGAAATTGTACCGGGTAAAGCTGATGAAAAAAACTTATGTGATGAATTTGAAGAAGTCAGCGGCTACTCCTCCTACAGAGCTGTAAAGAAGGCTAGAGAAAGTGAAGATGGAGAAAAAATTAAAATGAATTAG
- a CDS encoding BCCT family transporter: protein MKRITPVFTVSVIVSALFILWGVLPANVLGGFTLSKVTAAVHAFIIEKFGWFYLLTASFFLIFALGLIFTKYGNIKLGKDDDEPEYSYISWFAMLFSAGMGIGLVFWGAAEPLNHYMTPPMGEGGTDEAARGALRYSFFHWGLHPWGIYSVIALALAYFTFRKGQNGVISKTLEPLIGKRSEGGWGTLINFLAVFATIFGVATSLGLGATQISGGVSHVFPVIQNNLATQLIIIAIVTVLFTLSAQSGLDKGIKILSNLNVALAILLMLALLFIGPTNFIMDFFVTTLGSYIQNLPSQSFKMLPFSEGNTWIQDWTLFYWAWWISWAPFVGTFIARISKGRTIREFVIGVLAVPTVFGALWFSVFGGSALYLQHIKHIPLVEAMTKGGTEIALFEMLSNFPFGTVLSLLAIFLIATFFITSADSATFVLAMQTTDGDLNPKNSVKLIWGLIQSAIAAILLFTGGLEALQTASIIAALPFAIIMILMVFSLMKSLRKEKVMIYKPVSKEKLEELEKNET, encoded by the coding sequence ATGAAACGTATAACACCTGTATTTACCGTTTCAGTAATCGTCTCCGCTCTGTTTATCTTATGGGGAGTTTTGCCAGCAAACGTCCTTGGCGGTTTTACTCTTTCTAAAGTTACAGCAGCGGTGCACGCTTTTATCATTGAAAAATTCGGGTGGTTTTACTTGCTTACCGCCTCATTCTTCCTGATCTTCGCGTTAGGACTCATTTTTACGAAGTATGGAAATATCAAACTGGGTAAAGATGACGATGAACCCGAATATTCGTACATATCCTGGTTTGCTATGCTATTCAGTGCCGGCATGGGGATTGGCCTGGTGTTTTGGGGAGCAGCCGAGCCGCTCAATCACTACATGACACCTCCTATGGGGGAAGGCGGTACAGATGAAGCAGCCAGAGGAGCACTTCGCTACTCATTCTTCCATTGGGGCTTGCACCCTTGGGGGATTTACTCTGTCATAGCATTGGCACTTGCCTATTTTACATTTAGAAAAGGACAAAATGGGGTAATAAGCAAAACCCTTGAACCTCTTATCGGGAAACGGTCTGAGGGCGGATGGGGCACTCTCATTAACTTCCTTGCCGTGTTTGCCACCATTTTTGGCGTAGCAACTTCTTTAGGCCTGGGTGCTACACAAATTTCAGGCGGGGTATCTCATGTATTCCCTGTTATTCAGAACAATCTGGCCACACAGCTGATTATTATTGCCATTGTGACCGTATTATTTACCTTATCAGCTCAATCAGGACTTGATAAAGGGATCAAAATACTCAGCAATTTAAATGTCGCATTAGCCATCCTGCTCATGTTGGCCCTTTTATTCATCGGACCAACTAACTTTATTATGGATTTCTTTGTGACTACGCTTGGCAGTTACATCCAGAACCTTCCATCCCAAAGCTTTAAAATGCTTCCATTCTCTGAAGGAAATACATGGATTCAGGACTGGACGCTCTTTTACTGGGCATGGTGGATTTCCTGGGCGCCTTTTGTAGGGACATTTATTGCACGGATTTCAAAAGGTAGAACGATTCGGGAATTTGTGATAGGGGTTTTAGCCGTTCCGACTGTATTCGGCGCATTATGGTTTTCCGTATTTGGAGGATCTGCCCTTTATCTTCAGCACATCAAGCATATTCCGCTTGTTGAGGCGATGACGAAAGGCGGTACAGAAATTGCATTGTTTGAAATGCTGAGCAATTTCCCGTTTGGAACCGTGCTTTCCCTGCTTGCCATTTTCCTGATTGCTACATTCTTTATCACATCAGCAGACTCAGCTACATTCGTTCTGGCCATGCAGACAACAGATGGCGATTTGAACCCTAAGAATTCGGTCAAATTAATATGGGGTCTCATTCAATCGGCGATCGCTGCGATTCTGCTGTTTACAGGCGGACTAGAGGCCTTGCAAACAGCCTCCATTATTGCTGCCCTGCCTTTTGCCATCATTATGATTCTTATGGTCTTCTCTTTAATGAAATCCTTAAGAAAAGAAAAAGTAATGATTTATAAGCCGGTAAGCAAAGAAAAATTAGAAGAATTGGAAAAAAATGAAACTTAA
- a CDS encoding YlaF family protein, which produces MKPGKWIFLVLAILAAVMMMMIGVSVGLRSVLGILASIIGLCAVMGFGFATKKRMREKGLL; this is translated from the coding sequence ATGAAGCCGGGAAAATGGATATTTTTAGTGCTTGCAATACTGGCTGCGGTCATGATGATGATGATTGGTGTATCCGTAGGATTAAGAAGCGTACTTGGGATTCTCGCTTCCATTATCGGCTTATGTGCCGTAATGGGCTTCGGATTTGCTACGAAAAAGAGAATGCGTGAAAAAGGTCTGCTTTAA
- a CDS encoding inositol monophosphatase family protein encodes MTNWKEIDLKAKTWVKEAGERIRRSFKSSLSIQTKSNPNDLVTNMDKETEQFFISKINQTYPDHRILGEEGYGHKIEDSQGVIWIIDPIDGTMNFVHQQRNFAISIGIYEDGIGMIGLIYDVVHDELYHAIKGEGAFMDEIPLPKLEKREVKEAIIGLNATWVTENRRIDPSVLAPLVRNARGTRSYGSAALEFAYVVSGRLDCYITMRLAPWDFAAGLVLLEEVGGKATTVEGEPISMIEQNSILAAREGLHEEVLNSYLKKG; translated from the coding sequence ATGACAAATTGGAAAGAAATTGACCTTAAAGCAAAAACCTGGGTAAAGGAAGCGGGAGAGCGAATCCGCCGGTCATTTAAATCTTCTCTTTCTATACAGACGAAATCCAATCCGAATGATCTTGTAACGAATATGGATAAAGAAACCGAGCAATTTTTCATCAGCAAAATTAACCAAACGTACCCTGATCACCGAATACTCGGAGAAGAGGGCTATGGACATAAAATTGAAGATTCACAAGGGGTTATATGGATTATAGATCCAATTGACGGCACGATGAATTTTGTTCACCAGCAGCGCAATTTTGCCATTAGCATCGGTATTTATGAAGATGGAATCGGCATGATCGGTCTCATTTACGATGTGGTTCATGACGAGCTTTATCATGCTATTAAAGGGGAAGGGGCATTTATGGATGAAATACCGCTTCCAAAGCTTGAAAAAAGGGAAGTAAAAGAAGCGATTATCGGCCTGAATGCCACATGGGTAACGGAGAACCGGAGAATTGATCCTTCAGTGCTTGCACCGTTAGTCAGAAACGCCCGAGGGACTCGGTCTTATGGATCGGCAGCCCTTGAATTTGCCTACGTTGTCTCTGGAAGACTGGACTGCTATATTACGATGAGACTGGCACCATGGGATTTTGCAGCGGGACTCGTTCTTCTCGAGGAAGTAGGAGGCAAAGCTACAACAGTCGAAGGTGAGCCAATCAGCATGATCGAGCAGAACAGCATTCTGGCGGCCAGAGAAGGACTGCATGAAGAAGTACTGAATTCTTACTTGAAAAAGGGCTGA
- the typA gene encoding translational GTPase TypA has translation MKLRNDLRNIAIIAHVDHGKTTLVDKLLHQAGTFRANEQVAERAMDSNDLERERGITILAKNTAIQYKDTRINILDTPGHADFGGEVERIMKMVDGVLLVVDAYEGCMPQTRFVLKKALEQKLTPIVVVNKIDKDSARPQEVVDEVIDLFIELDATEEQLEFPVVFASAVNGTASMNPDPAEQEENMECIFESIMETIPSPVDNSEDPLQFQVALLDYNDYVGRIGIGRVFRGTMQVGQQVSLMKLDGTAKNFRVTKIFGFQGLKRVEIQEAKAGDLVAVSGMEDINVGETVCPIEHQEALPILRIDEPTLQMTFLVNNSPFAGREGKFVTSRKIEERLMQQLQTDVSLRVENTDSPDAWTVSGRGELHLSILIENMRRENYELQVSKPEVIVREIDGVRCEPVERVQIDVPEDYTGAVMESIGARKGEMLDMINNGNGQVRMIFMVPSRGLIGYSTEFLSLTRGYGIINHTFDSYQPMATGQVGGRRQGVLVSMENGKSSGYGIMGIEDRGVIFVEPGTDVYEGMIVGEHNRDTDLVVNICKMKQQTNVRSATKDQTTTMKKPRIMTLEESLEYLNDDEYCEVTPESIRLRKKILEKNERERVAKKKKLAGL, from the coding sequence GTGAAACTTCGAAATGATCTTCGCAATATTGCGATTATTGCCCACGTTGACCATGGTAAAACGACGCTGGTAGACAAACTGCTTCATCAAGCTGGAACATTCCGTGCAAACGAGCAGGTTGCTGAACGTGCCATGGACTCCAATGATTTGGAACGTGAACGCGGAATAACGATCTTGGCTAAAAACACGGCCATTCAATATAAAGACACCCGGATCAACATCTTGGATACTCCAGGACATGCTGATTTCGGCGGTGAAGTAGAGCGGATCATGAAAATGGTTGACGGCGTTCTGCTTGTTGTCGATGCTTATGAAGGCTGCATGCCTCAAACACGCTTCGTACTGAAAAAAGCGCTTGAACAGAAACTGACTCCTATCGTTGTTGTTAACAAAATCGATAAAGATTCAGCCCGTCCGCAGGAAGTTGTCGACGAGGTTATCGATCTTTTCATCGAGCTTGACGCAACAGAAGAACAGCTGGAATTCCCGGTTGTATTCGCTTCTGCGGTAAACGGAACAGCCAGTATGAATCCGGATCCTGCCGAGCAGGAAGAAAACATGGAGTGCATCTTTGAATCGATTATGGAAACCATTCCTTCACCTGTTGATAACAGTGAAGATCCGCTGCAGTTCCAAGTAGCGCTTCTTGACTACAATGACTATGTAGGACGTATCGGAATTGGACGTGTGTTCAGAGGTACAATGCAAGTAGGGCAGCAAGTTTCCCTCATGAAGCTTGACGGAACAGCTAAAAACTTCCGGGTTACGAAAATCTTTGGTTTCCAGGGATTAAAACGTGTGGAAATCCAAGAAGCAAAAGCCGGGGACCTTGTTGCTGTATCCGGTATGGAAGACATCAACGTAGGGGAAACGGTTTGTCCGATTGAGCACCAGGAAGCCCTTCCAATTCTTCGCATTGATGAGCCAACTCTTCAAATGACGTTCCTTGTAAACAACAGCCCGTTTGCAGGACGCGAAGGCAAATTCGTCACATCCCGCAAAATTGAAGAGCGTTTAATGCAGCAGCTTCAAACGGATGTGAGTCTGCGTGTTGAAAACACAGATTCTCCGGATGCATGGACCGTTTCAGGACGCGGAGAGCTTCACCTTTCCATCCTGATTGAAAACATGCGCCGTGAAAACTATGAGCTTCAAGTGTCAAAACCTGAAGTTATCGTCCGTGAAATCGACGGCGTCCGCTGTGAGCCTGTAGAACGCGTTCAAATCGACGTTCCTGAAGACTACACAGGTGCGGTCATGGAATCCATCGGTGCCCGTAAAGGCGAGATGCTCGACATGATCAACAATGGAAACGGCCAAGTAAGAATGATCTTCATGGTTCCTTCACGAGGATTGATCGGCTATTCAACAGAATTCCTTTCCCTTACCCGCGGATATGGAATCATCAACCATACATTCGACAGTTACCAGCCGATGGCTACCGGCCAGGTTGGAGGACGCCGTCAAGGTGTACTCGTCTCTATGGAAAACGGTAAATCATCTGGGTACGGAATCATGGGAATCGAAGACCGCGGCGTAATCTTTGTTGAGCCAGGCACAGACGTTTACGAAGGAATGATTGTCGGCGAACACAACCGCGACACTGATCTAGTCGTAAACATCTGCAAAATGAAGCAGCAAACAAACGTCCGTTCCGCAACAAAAGATCAAACAACGACGATGAAAAAACCTCGCATCATGACACTTGAGGAATCTCTTGAGTACCTGAACGATGACGAGTACTGCGAAGTAACACCTGAATCCATTCGTTTGAGAAAGAAAATTCTTGAGAAAAACGAACGGGAAAGAGTAGCGAAGAAAAAGAAACTCGCTGGTCTGTAA
- a CDS encoding YlaH-like family protein: protein MWPVAKLIYTTMDPISGGQAMFTVILLLSILVFKLGFAKKLPPLKAAVIYAFLFLGCAVLTFLAAFLPIAEGLVIAALILIIYKIRLNRHKKMEQST, encoded by the coding sequence ATGTGGCCTGTAGCCAAACTGATTTATACAACCATGGATCCAATTTCAGGCGGCCAGGCTATGTTTACGGTCATCCTGCTGCTATCCATTCTCGTCTTTAAGCTTGGCTTTGCCAAAAAGCTTCCGCCTCTTAAAGCCGCTGTCATCTACGCATTTCTATTTCTTGGATGTGCCGTCCTGACATTCCTTGCTGCATTCCTGCCTATAGCAGAAGGACTCGTCATCGCAGCACTGATTTTAATCATCTATAAAATCCGCCTCAACCGCCACAAGAAAATGGAGCAATCCACATGA
- a CDS encoding DUF1054 domain-containing protein, with translation MKFTGFDAEDFAVFTIDGLNERMEKLTGQVRPKLEALGEHYRSVLSDWTGEEIFPHVAKHARRSVNPPDDTWVAFAPSKRGYKMLPHFQIGLWHTHVFIWFAMIYEAPLKQAFGKTVQKNLDQILTEIPDEFVWSADHTKPGAVSQKELGRKGLEEMAERLQKVKKAEMLCGVHFTREEAEAMSSDEWHEKIEHSLKTLLPLYELAKTSS, from the coding sequence ATGAAATTTACAGGATTTGATGCAGAAGACTTTGCAGTGTTTACAATAGATGGATTGAACGAGAGGATGGAAAAGCTGACCGGACAGGTCCGCCCTAAACTTGAAGCGCTGGGAGAGCATTATCGTTCCGTCCTTTCCGATTGGACAGGGGAAGAAATCTTCCCGCATGTGGCGAAGCATGCACGCCGTTCTGTCAATCCGCCGGATGATACTTGGGTGGCATTCGCTCCAAGCAAAAGAGGGTATAAAATGCTCCCTCACTTCCAGATCGGCCTATGGCATACTCATGTATTCATCTGGTTTGCCATGATTTATGAGGCTCCTCTGAAGCAAGCGTTCGGTAAAACGGTACAAAAAAATCTGGATCAAATCTTAACGGAGATTCCTGACGAGTTTGTCTGGTCTGCCGATCATACAAAACCAGGCGCTGTTTCTCAAAAAGAGTTGGGCAGAAAAGGGCTGGAAGAAATGGCGGAAAGGCTTCAAAAGGTAAAGAAAGCTGAAATGCTCTGCGGAGTTCATTTCACGCGCGAAGAAGCAGAAGCCATGAGCAGCGATGAATGGCATGAGAAAATTGAACACTCCCTAAAAACCCTGCTCCCTCTGTATGAATTAGCGAAAACATCTTCTTAA
- a CDS encoding DUF1885 family protein, which yields MGEHASIVLNPQENVSIEAVSELIDYYKIITGKTGEQLGWHYRETAFPYEVEVKENLLYLKSSHPGFNQIIIGVADRSVIQVYLSAASVLGDKAKANELCKFLAKKMKAELHLFNGKIMRFS from the coding sequence ATGGGAGAACATGCCAGTATTGTGTTAAATCCGCAAGAAAATGTATCCATTGAGGCTGTTTCCGAATTGATTGATTACTATAAAATCATTACAGGAAAAACGGGCGAGCAGCTTGGATGGCATTACAGGGAAACGGCCTTTCCATATGAAGTGGAAGTGAAAGAGAACCTTCTTTATTTAAAAAGCTCCCACCCAGGGTTTAATCAGATCATCATTGGAGTTGCCGATCGTTCGGTCATCCAAGTTTATCTGTCTGCGGCTTCTGTTCTAGGAGACAAAGCTAAGGCGAACGAACTATGCAAATTTCTAGCGAAAAAAATGAAAGCAGAGCTTCACTTATTTAACGGCAAGATTATGAGATTCAGCTGA